The following proteins are co-located in the Schistocerca nitens isolate TAMUIC-IGC-003100 chromosome 2, iqSchNite1.1, whole genome shotgun sequence genome:
- the LOC126237257 gene encoding glutathione S-transferase-like isoform X2 yields the protein MAPKYKLTYFPVTGLAEPIRFLLSYGKIEFEDERCDKDKWQSLKESMPFGQVPVLEIDGKKLCQSTAICRYLGKQVGLSGANDWENLQIDMAVDTVSDIRMKIASPAYETDEALKEKKKAAVINESLPFLLPRLDKLVKENGGYLANGKLSWADLYFVALLDALNLMIGFDITKDYSNLSALKNTVLEIPAIKEWIAKRPKNEL from the exons ATGGCACCGAAATACAAGTTAACTTACTTCCCTGTAACGGGTCTGGCTGAGCCAATACGTTTCCTGCTCTCATACGGAAAGATTGAATTCGAAGATGAACGATGTGATAAAGACAAATGGCAATCTTTGAAAGAAT CAATGCCTTTTGGGCAAGTTCCAGTTCTTGAAATTGATGGGAAGAAGCTATGCCAGTCTACTGCTATTTGCCGTTACTTAGGCAAGCAAGTCGGCCTGTCTGGGGCTAACGACTGGGAAAATCTCCAGATTGATATGGCTGTTGATACAGTATCAGACATACGAATGA AAATAGCAAGTCCTGCATATGAGACAGATGAAGCCttaaaggaaaagaagaaagcaGCGGTCATAAATGAAAGCTTACCATTTTTGTTGCCAAGACTTGATAAGTTGGTGAAGGAAAATGGAGGTTATCTAGCAAATGGCAAG CTCTCGTGGGCAGACCTCTATTTTGTAGCACTGCTCGACGCCCTCAACCTCATGATTGGGTTTGACATAACAAAAGATTATTCAAACCTTTCTGCACTCAAAAATACCGTACTTGAAATACCAGCTATTAAAGAGTGGATTGCCAAGAGACCGAAAAATGAGCTATGA